A genomic window from Chlorobium phaeobacteroides DSM 266 includes:
- a CDS encoding CBS domain-containing protein, whose product MHQLITLRTLPVSDLMQKDYHTIKGSCTVAEALQLMKRTKESGLIVEPRNEDDCYGIVTEKDILEKVIDPGEDVHRDPWNTPIFQIMSKPIISVNPSLRIKYALRLMKRTNVRRLTVMENNKVIGVLNMTDVLHAVEELPIHDDNIAL is encoded by the coding sequence ATGCACCAGCTTATCACATTACGCACACTGCCTGTTTCAGACCTGATGCAGAAAGACTATCACACCATCAAAGGCAGTTGTACGGTTGCCGAAGCATTGCAATTAATGAAGAGAACCAAAGAGAGCGGGCTTATTGTTGAACCGCGCAATGAAGACGACTGCTATGGAATTGTCACCGAAAAAGATATTCTCGAGAAAGTCATTGATCCGGGTGAAGACGTACATCGGGATCCATGGAACACTCCGATTTTTCAGATTATGAGCAAACCGATCATCAGCGTAAACCCGAGCCTCAGAATAAAGTACGCACTCCGCCTGATGAAAAGAACCAATGTCCGTCGCCTCACCGTGATGGAAAACAATAAAGTAATAGGCGTTCTCAACATGACCGATGTTCTTCACGCCGTAGAAGAACTTCCGATTCATGATGACAACATCGCCCTGTAG
- a CDS encoding hydroxyacylglutathione hydrolase family protein, with protein sequence MIIKQFRTGGDRNLGYLAADEVSGDALVVDASYNPGMIYNFACEHGLTIRYLFSTHGHSDHTNGNATTSQLTGLKPLLYGDTCPETGISVRAGARFPLGSGSVLIIHTPGHTEDSICLHVGDALFTGDTLFTGKVGGTMTAEQALAEYDSLRNKLMRLPDETRVFPGHDYGSSPASTIAEEKKSNPFLLQPDFRSFLALKQNWAAYKKEHGIA encoded by the coding sequence ATGATCATCAAACAATTCCGAACGGGCGGCGACAGAAACTTAGGCTACCTTGCCGCTGACGAAGTTTCCGGTGACGCTCTGGTCGTTGACGCATCCTATAATCCAGGCATGATATACAATTTTGCCTGTGAACACGGATTGACGATTCGATACCTCTTTTCAACACATGGCCACAGCGATCATACCAACGGAAACGCCACGACAAGTCAACTAACCGGCCTCAAACCCCTTCTCTATGGCGACACGTGCCCTGAAACGGGAATCAGTGTTCGCGCCGGAGCACGATTCCCGCTTGGCTCCGGGAGCGTGCTGATCATACATACCCCGGGCCACACCGAAGACTCGATCTGCCTGCATGTCGGAGACGCACTCTTTACCGGCGACACGCTTTTCACCGGAAAAGTAGGAGGAACCATGACCGCGGAACAGGCTCTTGCGGAATACGATTCACTGCGCAACAAGCTCATGCGCCTGCCTGACGAAACAAGAGTTTTTCCGGGACACGATTATGGAAGTTCACCGGCATCAACCATTGCAGAAGAAAAAAAGTCCAATCCGTTCCTTCTGCAGCCCGATTTCAGATCATTTCTTGCACTCAAACAGAACTGGGCTGCATATAAAAAAGAGCATGGCATAGCATAA